The proteins below come from a single Candidatus Kirkpatrickella diaphorinae genomic window:
- a CDS encoding cytosine permease: MTTSATVIVFGHAIWNPVDLLLALNNTTVTLLGGATIVIATLSVNVVANIMPACYDLINLMPRRLDFHRSAYLVLFLGLTFMPWLWFTQATSVFALLNIISGLLGPVTGVMLADYFVRRRQLLSLPDLYRRHGLYEGLHGWGVAAILAFLIGGFLAVIGAFVPSLALLNKLSWFVGCGVSFTLYLVFSQGGSIDKRRFLPNAPRVRHEQREYVTE; encoded by the coding sequence GTGACGACCTCCGCAACGGTCATTGTTTTTGGCCATGCGATCTGGAACCCGGTCGATCTGCTCCTCGCACTGAATAACACGACAGTCACCCTGTTAGGCGGCGCAACGATTGTCATCGCAACATTATCCGTCAATGTCGTCGCCAATATCATGCCCGCCTGCTACGACCTCATCAATCTTATGCCGCGTCGGCTCGACTTCCACCGAAGCGCCTATCTCGTCCTTTTTCTGGGCCTCACTTTCATGCCCTGGCTCTGGTTCACTCAGGCCACGAGTGTGTTTGCGCTGCTCAACATCATCAGCGGGCTTCTCGGGCCGGTGACCGGGGTGATGCTGGCGGATTACTTCGTCAGAAGACGCCAGCTTCTCTCCCTGCCCGATCTTTACCGACGTCACGGCCTTTATGAAGGGCTGCATGGCTGGGGCGTTGCGGCCATACTGGCCTTCCTCATTGGCGGGTTCCTCGCCGTCATCGGTGCCTTTGTGCCGTCCCTCGCCCTGCTCAATAAATTATCCTGGTTTGTCGGGTGCGGTGTCAGCTTCACCCTTTACCTTGTTTTTTCCCAGGGGGGTTCAATCGATAAGCGTCGTTTTCTGCCAAATGCCCCGCGCGTCAGGCATGAACAACGGGAATATGTGACGGAGTAA
- the cysG gene encoding siroheme synthase CysG yields MVVGSGIAAANKTRLLVSRARDIRIFSTNPLPELRAHIEEGRIRLAGEERDETSIRACLREARLIFIATEDAAYNRQLAAWASDCRVPCCVVDDIPPSSFITPAIIDRSPIQVAIISGGAAPVLARRLRTQIEASLPHGVARLAQFMKRQRGWIRDALPDITQRRHAWERFLDSGGRVAAEKDDAETARLALENSVAEETAGTGKMGEVWLVGAGPGDPDLLTLAALNAMQNADCVLYDQLIPDAILDRLRRDAERIFVGKKRSHHTLPQTEITQILAEKARQGLRVLRLKGGDPFIFGRGGEEMDALMRQDIPVRIIPGITAANGCGASAGIPLTHRDYAQSCIFVTGHAKSGQELALDWAALARKGQTLAIYMGLTPLATLARKLVEHGLPPDWPAAIIEKGTWESQRVFITTLEALPEIVTQNGIASPTMTIIGEVVKLRPIQR; encoded by the coding sequence ATGGTGGTCGGTAGCGGCATAGCCGCCGCCAATAAAACGCGCCTCCTCGTTTCACGCGCCCGGGATATTCGGATTTTTTCCACCAACCCTCTCCCGGAACTCCGCGCTCACATTGAGGAAGGACGAATTCGCCTTGCGGGTGAGGAAAGAGATGAAACGTCCATCCGTGCCTGCCTGAGAGAAGCGCGGCTGATCTTCATCGCGACGGAGGATGCGGCTTACAACCGGCAGCTTGCCGCATGGGCGAGTGACTGCCGCGTGCCCTGTTGCGTGGTGGATGACATACCGCCCTCCAGCTTCATCACACCCGCCATTATTGACCGGTCCCCCATTCAGGTCGCGATTATCTCCGGGGGGGCCGCCCCGGTTCTGGCGCGGCGGCTGCGCACGCAGATTGAAGCGAGTCTCCCCCACGGTGTCGCGCGCCTCGCGCAATTTATGAAACGCCAGCGCGGCTGGATACGCGATGCCCTGCCCGACATCACGCAGCGCCGCCATGCGTGGGAGCGCTTTCTCGATTCCGGCGGGCGCGTCGCAGCGGAAAAAGACGATGCAGAAACCGCCCGGTTGGCGCTCGAAAATTCTGTTGCTGAAGAGACCGCCGGGACAGGCAAAATGGGTGAGGTGTGGCTTGTCGGTGCCGGCCCGGGTGACCCGGACCTCCTGACACTTGCCGCCCTGAACGCCATGCAGAATGCCGATTGCGTCCTCTATGACCAACTGATTCCCGATGCCATTCTTGACCGCCTCCGCCGCGATGCCGAGCGTATTTTTGTAGGTAAAAAACGCAGTCACCACACTTTGCCGCAAACGGAGATCACGCAGATCCTCGCGGAGAAGGCACGTCAGGGCCTGCGCGTCCTGCGGCTCAAGGGGGGTGATCCATTTATCTTCGGGCGCGGTGGGGAGGAAATGGATGCTTTGATGCGGCAGGACATCCCCGTGCGCATCATACCGGGCATTACCGCGGCAAATGGTTGCGGCGCTTCCGCCGGTATCCCCCTGACACATCGCGACTATGCGCAAAGCTGCATTTTTGTCACGGGTCACGCCAAATCAGGGCAGGAACTCGCGTTGGATTGGGCCGCACTTGCCAGAAAGGGCCAGACCCTCGCCATCTATATGGGCCTGACCCCCCTCGCCACGCTGGCACGGAAACTTGTGGAACATGGGTTACCGCCGGACTGGCCAGCCGCTATTATCGAGAAGGGAACCTGGGAATCGCAGCGCGTCTTCATCACGACGCTTGAAGCGCTTCCCGAAATCGTGACACAAAACGGGATTGCCTCACCCACCATGACAATCATCGGTGAAGTCGTGAAATTGCGGCCTATTCAACGATAA
- a CDS encoding phosphoadenylyl-sulfate reductase, with protein MPLSLEEISALREVPNDTVLETAIRMLRGRLAVTSSFGAESALLLSMVAEIDPSTPVLFLNTLRHFPETLRYRDELVAHLGLQNVHDVMPRSEMLAQRDPQDQLAAFDPDACCALRKTEPLFDTLSLYDAWVTGRKRGQAATRSDMEIVEPQSDGRARINPLSDWSRADIEQEIRRRNLPRHPLTGFGFASIGCAPCTRAVRPDEDPRAGRWAGHVKTECGIHLTPADRSTV; from the coding sequence ATGCCACTCTCTCTCGAAGAAATTTCCGCATTGCGGGAAGTTCCGAATGATACCGTGCTTGAAACGGCGATCAGGATGCTGCGCGGCCGCCTGGCGGTGACGTCGTCTTTCGGCGCGGAGTCCGCCCTTCTCCTCAGTATGGTCGCGGAAATTGACCCGTCAACGCCGGTCCTCTTCCTCAACACGCTGCGCCACTTCCCGGAGACGCTGCGTTATCGCGATGAATTGGTCGCGCATCTCGGCCTGCAGAATGTGCATGATGTGATGCCCCGGTCAGAGATGCTGGCCCAGCGTGACCCGCAGGATCAATTGGCTGCTTTCGACCCTGACGCGTGCTGCGCCCTGCGCAAGACGGAACCGCTTTTTGACACGCTTTCCCTTTATGATGCGTGGGTGACGGGGCGCAAACGCGGCCAGGCCGCGACACGCAGCGATATGGAGATTGTTGAACCCCAATCGGATGGTCGGGCGCGCATCAATCCGCTCAGTGACTGGTCCCGCGCGGATATTGAGCAGGAAATCCGTCGACGCAATCTGCCGCGACACCCTTTGACCGGATTTGGTTTTGCCTCCATCGGCTGCGCGCCCTGCACGCGCGCTGTCCGCCCGGATGAAGACCCGCGCGCAGGCCGCTGGGCCGGGCATGTCAAAACAGAATGCGGCATCCACCTCACCCCCGCAGACCGGAGCACCGTATGA
- the cysD gene encoding sulfate adenylyltransferase subunit CysD, with protein MDDLDQLEAQSIFILREAYRKLRPLGMLWSLGKDSNVMIWLARKAFMGRVPFPALHVDTGKKFPEMYAFRDEYAKKWNLDLVVRDCPPVEEIDPSLPPAARSAARKTAGLAALIEEQKFRGVIAGIRRDEQATRAKERVFSPRGAGHQWDVRNQPPEFWDQYATPHEAGMHIRVHPLLSWREIDIWRYIQRENIPVVDLYFSKNGRRYRSLGDQDITSPVESDAATLEDIIAELRSSRTSERAGRAMDHESEDAFERLRVAGYL; from the coding sequence CTGGATGATCTCGACCAATTAGAGGCGCAGAGCATTTTCATCCTGCGCGAGGCTTATCGCAAATTACGCCCGCTGGGTATGTTATGGTCCCTGGGCAAAGACAGTAATGTGATGATCTGGCTGGCGCGCAAGGCCTTCATGGGTCGCGTGCCTTTCCCCGCGCTTCATGTCGATACGGGCAAGAAATTTCCCGAAATGTATGCTTTCCGGGATGAATACGCCAAAAAATGGAATCTCGATCTGGTTGTCAGAGACTGCCCGCCTGTCGAGGAAATCGATCCGAGCCTGCCCCCGGCAGCACGCTCCGCCGCGCGGAAAACGGCAGGTCTCGCCGCTTTGATTGAAGAGCAGAAATTCCGCGGTGTCATTGCCGGTATCCGCCGGGATGAGCAGGCTACCCGCGCCAAAGAGCGCGTGTTCAGCCCTCGGGGCGCCGGGCATCAATGGGATGTCCGCAACCAACCGCCTGAATTCTGGGATCAATATGCCACGCCGCATGAAGCGGGCATGCATATACGTGTGCATCCGCTCCTCTCCTGGCGTGAGATCGATATCTGGCGTTATATCCAGCGGGAGAACATCCCGGTGGTCGATCTGTATTTCTCAAAAAATGGCCGGCGTTACCGTTCTCTCGGTGATCAGGACATCACCAGCCCGGTTGAAAGTGATGCTGCCACGCTTGAGGACATCATTGCCGAACTCCGGTCAAGCCGGACATCCGAGCGTGCAGGCCGCGCGATGGATCACGAGTCAGAGGACGCGTTTGAACGCCTCCGCGTCGCAGGGTATCTCTAA
- the cysC gene encoding adenylyl-sulfate kinase: MTMMTAPHPAESTARNAATPIVIVGHVDHGKSTLIGRLLHDTDSLPEGRLGQIVESSQKRGRPVEWSFLLDSLQIERDQGVTVDSTRIPFQFKGRDFVIVDAPGHRQFLRNMITGAADAEAAVLVVDAAEGAQEQTRRHAMLLHLIGIRHVIVLMNKADVLAFDAARLEAAEQAIRALLAQLNVSVDAVIPASARDGDNIAAPSDRSPWYKGPTLVQALADVPPPAPRARLGFRMVVQDVYRFDETRYVVGRVDRGIIREGASISIGTQGQTARVTEIARWHAPALPVAGPGESIALRLEPDIVPDRGDLLFNPDEDMPRPVRSARIQARVFWLRQEGLKRGERLSLRLGPAEYPVTVASIDSVVNLEDMTLQKADMVGPEGFATIILTTAHAVLFDIFTPGLNDGRGVLVDQYQQIVGGAPLIGAAEISEPSHTIHPTESVISSEARRAAGERRGHVFWLFGRPAAGKSTIAREVEARLFRDGQRCVVLDGDSLRAGLNSDLGFSQEDRRENIRRTAHVARMFAEAGHIVLVALVTPMKSDRALAAGIIGKAFSEIFVDTSADICESRDPKGLYAAARAGKIAHFTGVDAPFEISDDPSLTLSSDSGPERAAETFIDYIQTKV, encoded by the coding sequence ATGACAATGATGACAGCGCCTCACCCCGCGGAAAGCACAGCCCGTAATGCGGCGACGCCCATTGTGATCGTCGGCCATGTTGATCACGGCAAATCCACCCTGATCGGGCGGCTTCTGCATGATACTGACAGCCTCCCGGAAGGTAGGCTCGGGCAGATTGTCGAAAGCAGCCAGAAACGCGGGCGGCCCGTTGAGTGGAGCTTCCTTCTCGACTCCCTTCAGATTGAGCGCGACCAGGGTGTCACAGTCGATTCAACGCGTATTCCATTCCAGTTCAAGGGGCGCGATTTTGTCATTGTGGACGCGCCCGGCCACCGGCAATTCCTACGCAATATGATCACCGGCGCGGCGGATGCTGAAGCCGCCGTTCTCGTTGTCGACGCAGCGGAAGGCGCGCAGGAGCAGACGCGTCGCCATGCCATGTTGCTGCATCTGATTGGTATCCGACATGTGATTGTTCTGATGAATAAGGCGGATGTGCTTGCATTTGATGCCGCGCGCCTTGAAGCGGCTGAACAGGCGATCCGTGCGCTTCTGGCGCAGTTGAATGTGTCCGTCGATGCCGTCATCCCGGCCTCTGCGCGGGATGGGGATAATATAGCGGCACCATCTGATCGCAGCCCGTGGTATAAAGGCCCGACCCTGGTGCAGGCTCTGGCCGATGTCCCCCCACCCGCACCGCGTGCGCGCCTGGGCTTTCGCATGGTGGTGCAGGATGTTTATCGCTTTGACGAGACGCGATATGTTGTCGGTCGCGTTGATCGCGGCATCATCCGCGAAGGGGCATCCATCTCTATCGGTACGCAGGGCCAGACCGCCCGTGTCACTGAAATCGCGCGCTGGCACGCACCAGCCCTGCCCGTTGCCGGGCCTGGGGAATCCATCGCGTTGCGCCTGGAGCCGGATATCGTGCCGGATCGCGGAGATCTGCTGTTCAACCCGGATGAAGACATGCCGCGCCCGGTCCGGTCAGCACGGATCCAGGCCCGTGTCTTCTGGCTGCGTCAGGAGGGCCTCAAACGCGGTGAGCGCCTGTCATTGCGCCTCGGGCCTGCCGAATATCCAGTGACGGTCGCCTCCATTGATTCTGTCGTCAATCTTGAGGATATGACCCTTCAGAAGGCCGATATGGTCGGGCCTGAAGGCTTTGCGACCATTATTCTGACAACCGCCCATGCGGTGCTCTTCGACATTTTCACGCCCGGCCTGAATGATGGGCGTGGCGTGCTGGTCGACCAATATCAGCAGATTGTCGGCGGCGCACCCCTGATCGGTGCGGCGGAAATTTCGGAACCCTCTCATACGATCCACCCGACGGAAAGCGTGATTTCCTCCGAAGCGCGACGCGCCGCGGGAGAGCGTCGGGGACATGTTTTCTGGCTTTTCGGTCGCCCCGCCGCGGGTAAAAGCACAATCGCGCGGGAAGTCGAGGCCCGCTTATTCCGGGACGGGCAGCGTTGCGTTGTTCTTGATGGTGACAGTCTGCGTGCCGGACTCAATAGCGATCTCGGTTTTTCGCAGGAGGATCGTCGGGAGAATATCCGCCGGACGGCCCATGTCGCGCGCATGTTCGCGGAGGCGGGTCACATCGTATTGGTGGCGCTTGTCACGCCCATGAAATCCGATCGCGCCCTCGCTGCGGGGATTATCGGCAAAGCTTTCTCGGAAATTTTCGTCGATACGTCGGCCGATATTTGTGAATCACGTGACCCGAAGGGGCTTTATGCCGCCGCCCGCGCCGGGAAGATCGCACATTTCACCGGTGTCGATGCGCCGTTTGAAATCTCGGATGATCCATCATTGACGCTTTCCTCGGATTCCGGCCCGGAACGCGCCGCCGAGACTTTCATCGATTATATCCAAACCAAGGTCTGA
- a CDS encoding acid phosphatase: MSADTDIMSDNAPPNGYLIIPAPPAPKTEALRRDQQIFSETRKWKGSPRWELATIDDDFSLPAVITDFSCALGFRLDLTKTPKLNKLMNDVIAIEQPRTDAVKERWARVRPYVGHDEAPLCIKDRATKDHNRSYPSGHTVRGNIVAFVLSVIMPERAEEILARGRIYGESRIVCGAHWSTDVVAGYSLAAGLAPAILSRPEIQAQIPAVREELLALKQHLNAPEQRVCELEKTGNAVDPFRIP, encoded by the coding sequence GTGAGCGCTGATACCGATATTATGTCGGATAATGCGCCGCCCAATGGTTACCTGATTATCCCGGCGCCACCTGCCCCGAAAACGGAGGCCCTCCGACGCGACCAGCAAATCTTCAGTGAGACGCGCAAATGGAAAGGCTCGCCGCGATGGGAACTGGCGACGATCGACGACGATTTCTCCCTTCCTGCTGTCATCACCGATTTCTCCTGCGCGCTCGGCTTCAGGCTTGACCTCACGAAAACGCCGAAGCTGAACAAATTGATGAATGACGTCATCGCGATTGAACAGCCGAGGACGGACGCGGTCAAAGAACGCTGGGCGCGCGTGCGGCCTTATGTCGGGCACGATGAAGCGCCTCTTTGCATCAAGGATCGTGCGACGAAAGACCATAACCGCTCCTACCCCTCGGGGCATACAGTGCGCGGTAATATCGTGGCCTTCGTGCTGTCCGTCATCATGCCGGAGCGGGCGGAGGAAATCCTCGCGCGGGGGCGCATTTACGGAGAAAGTCGCATTGTTTGCGGTGCGCATTGGTCGACAGATGTTGTGGCGGGTTACAGCCTTGCTGCGGGCCTTGCCCCGGCCATTTTGAGCCGACCCGAAATTCAGGCGCAGATCCCGGCGGTGCGGGAGGAGTTACTGGCGCTGAAGCAACATCTCAATGCGCCGGAACAGCGCGTCTGTGAATTGGAAAAAACCGGCAATGCGGTAGACCCTTTCCGAATCCCTTAA
- a CDS encoding acid phosphatase produces MLRRFLTQRLALPVLASLTLVACQKAPDMTQVAPLPNGRLSVPPPPAPGSLAQLQDQQIFAATRQWKDSPRWKLAVNDDDYTLDHALRNFSCAAGFDIDTAKAPHLRKLARDVLSLEAPSMVALKRHFARQRPFVGNDAPTCMVHKAELGPFRSYPSGHTMMGTTLGFLLASLMPDHADALYMRARIYGESRIVCGAHWASDVEAGYRIAAQQTSLIMMRPEIKAQLPAVREELKALRAANGKPDAAQCALEKEANTHSPNRLP; encoded by the coding sequence ATGCTTCGCCGTTTTTTGACGCAACGACTTGCCTTGCCCGTTCTGGCCAGTCTCACGCTCGTTGCCTGCCAGAAGGCACCTGATATGACTCAGGTCGCGCCTCTGCCCAACGGCCGCCTTTCCGTCCCGCCGCCACCGGCACCGGGCAGCCTGGCGCAACTTCAGGATCAACAGATTTTTGCCGCGACCCGCCAGTGGAAAGATTCCCCGCGCTGGAAACTTGCCGTCAATGACGATGATTACACGTTGGACCATGCGCTCAGGAATTTTTCCTGCGCGGCCGGGTTTGATATCGATACGGCCAAAGCACCGCATCTGCGCAAACTTGCCCGGGATGTTTTGAGCCTTGAAGCACCGTCGATGGTCGCCCTGAAGCGCCACTTTGCCCGTCAGCGCCCGTTTGTCGGCAATGATGCGCCGACCTGTATGGTGCATAAAGCGGAGCTCGGCCCATTCCGCTCCTACCCGTCCGGACATACGATGATGGGGACCACGCTCGGCTTCTTGCTCGCATCCCTGATGCCGGATCACGCTGATGCACTCTATATGCGTGCCCGTATCTACGGGGAAAGCCGTATTGTCTGCGGCGCACATTGGGCGTCAGACGTTGAAGCCGGTTATCGCATTGCCGCGCAGCAGACCTCCCTCATCATGATGCGCCCCGAAATCAAGGCGCAGCTCCCGGCTGTCCGGGAGGAACTCAAAGCCCTCCGTGCGGCGAACGGCAAACCGGACGCGGCGCAATGCGCGTTGGAGAAGGAGGCGAACACGCATTCTCCCAACCGCTTGCCATAA
- a CDS encoding ATP-binding protein, which produces MNARRHEQTVEETRVRKEISRLAAKMRASSPEMPFIIAVRGADDAFIETNPAQHVGVGAARKIKALLQSGPKGPAGADHVISDILIETLDRVKTRIFRAYQGAVAALIAVRDHKAARQPALDEKIGNYARELVAGLGHPDVKPPTKVRQTSRVAFGCLAWDKARQCVRGDEAAASMLGLTAQILYDGMTLEKFSRSLTLPDALMSAGSGSASTHHLRVDAAGGDIFHFFVSKHAGGWNAIFCRREATRAARDMEDALLTQLMQGTSDGFCLLDRQGRVVFTSGDRIATLSRFPGTQQFGTDWSGLWMGQGRASARHIIEKALENHPGQIEEYAFSADGTLHRWRARVVPISLPGGGHKSNVIYLMCSSRDMTASTQDQERLELASYAGAISGGWIWDIKARLLHGDPRMAATLAFPVGEMSSGVTMRQLLRRVAGDDRAVLLSALRKSLSSRGRLQCEFRVRAADGQGWIWVEADGRWETSGDGQIVGLPGILLNIDEKKRQALKREALLKLIDNLRAIREEKEILNVASRVMGETIEADRAAFADIDDNRDFVLVTALWSRAPQFAQLTRMATFQPFKALFDSLRRGEAVAVLDVTAHPMTRKHADVFLREKIRAFYYVPLMADGAFCALAMVHYAEPHRWDRINMGFILTVADRGWAAIRQNRAQEDLRRINGTLEEQVDRRTRERDSIWAITDDLLASVGLDGRLRHVNPSWARCADLDRAQYKGEMLASFVHPQDRQKIAEMLQALAANQGERSADLRLRFEDNSWHTFNWTGFRDDDEIFLIGRDITERIILEDQLRQSQKMEAVGQLTGGLAHDFNNILGGISGALGLMRRRMARGQFEGLDRYINAAQEATDRAAGLTHRLLAFSRRQTLDPTVTDVNELVSGLAEFLRRTIGPAVRLKLRLDAKLGPILIDRNQLENAILNLGINARDAMPEGGTVTISTRSDPPPKEGKDAVRFMCLTVADTGMGMTPEVMARAFDPFFTTKPIGKGTGLGLSMIYGFASQSGGRVEIESAPGAGTKVHIWLPLYSGEKRPAAQGAARRRSPTEVDLSHLRLLLVEDDVTLRFTLEETLRDRGVHVETAETGSEAMALLADEDRRYDVLMTDVGLPGGVNGRQLADEARARKQHLSVLFMTGYAEQTVFSDQSFDESMQILFKPFTTEMLDEKLNRIVEYVNRRLNN; this is translated from the coding sequence ATGAACGCACGACGCCATGAGCAGACAGTGGAAGAAACGCGGGTCCGCAAAGAGATTTCGCGTCTGGCCGCGAAAATGCGCGCATCGTCTCCTGAAATGCCTTTCATCATCGCTGTGCGTGGCGCAGATGATGCGTTTATCGAAACAAATCCGGCGCAACATGTCGGCGTCGGCGCGGCTCGGAAAATCAAGGCACTGCTGCAATCCGGCCCGAAAGGACCGGCGGGCGCGGATCATGTCATCTCTGATATCCTCATTGAAACGCTCGATCGCGTCAAAACGCGTATCTTCCGTGCATATCAAGGTGCCGTTGCCGCGCTGATTGCTGTCCGTGACCATAAAGCGGCCCGTCAGCCTGCGTTGGATGAAAAAATTGGCAATTACGCGCGGGAACTGGTCGCGGGGCTGGGCCATCCGGATGTGAAGCCGCCAACGAAAGTCAGGCAGACTTCGCGCGTTGCTTTCGGGTGCCTTGCCTGGGACAAAGCGCGCCAATGCGTGCGCGGCGATGAGGCGGCGGCGTCCATGCTCGGCCTGACAGCACAGATCCTCTATGATGGCATGACGCTGGAAAAATTTTCCCGCTCTTTGACATTGCCGGATGCCCTGATGTCAGCGGGGTCGGGGAGCGCATCCACCCATCATTTAAGGGTGGACGCGGCGGGAGGCGATATTTTTCATTTCTTCGTGTCAAAACATGCAGGCGGGTGGAATGCGATTTTCTGCCGTCGAGAGGCGACGCGCGCGGCCCGTGACATGGAGGATGCCCTCCTCACGCAATTAATGCAGGGCACGAGTGACGGGTTTTGCCTGCTGGATCGGCAGGGGCGGGTCGTCTTTACTTCCGGGGATCGCATCGCCACCCTGTCGCGCTTTCCCGGCACGCAGCAATTCGGGACGGACTGGTCCGGCCTCTGGATGGGGCAGGGTCGTGCTTCCGCACGCCACATCATCGAGAAAGCCCTCGAAAATCATCCCGGACAGATTGAGGAATATGCGTTCTCAGCCGATGGCACGTTGCATCGCTGGCGCGCGCGGGTCGTGCCGATATCTCTCCCAGGCGGGGGGCACAAAAGCAATGTCATTTACCTGATGTGCAGCTCACGTGATATGACAGCCTCTACCCAGGATCAAGAGCGTCTTGAGCTTGCCTCCTATGCCGGCGCGATTTCCGGCGGGTGGATCTGGGATATCAAAGCCCGCCTGCTGCATGGCGACCCGCGCATGGCGGCGACCCTGGCTTTTCCGGTTGGGGAGATGTCTTCCGGCGTGACGATGCGGCAGTTGCTGCGGCGGGTGGCGGGTGATGACCGTGCCGTGCTCCTCTCAGCTTTGCGGAAAAGCCTGTCATCGCGCGGCAGGCTTCAATGCGAATTCCGCGTCCGTGCGGCGGATGGGCAGGGTTGGATCTGGGTTGAGGCGGATGGAAGATGGGAAACAAGTGGCGACGGGCAGATTGTCGGGCTTCCCGGCATCCTGCTGAATATTGATGAGAAGAAACGCCAGGCCCTGAAACGGGAGGCCCTTCTTAAACTGATCGATAATCTGCGTGCGATCAGGGAGGAAAAAGAAATTCTGAATGTCGCCAGCCGCGTCATGGGGGAAACAATTGAGGCGGACCGCGCCGCTTTCGCTGATATTGACGATAATCGGGATTTCGTGCTCGTTACCGCGCTCTGGAGCCGGGCGCCGCAATTTGCCCAACTCACGCGCATGGCGACATTTCAGCCTTTCAAGGCGCTTTTCGACTCGTTGCGACGCGGTGAGGCGGTCGCTGTGCTGGATGTCACCGCCCACCCTATGACCCGGAAACATGCGGATGTTTTCCTGCGGGAGAAAATCCGGGCTTTTTATTATGTGCCGCTTATGGCGGATGGGGCTTTTTGCGCGCTGGCGATGGTCCATTATGCGGAGCCGCATCGTTGGGACCGGATCAATATGGGCTTCATCCTGACAGTCGCTGATCGCGGTTGGGCGGCCATCCGGCAGAACCGCGCGCAGGAAGATCTCCGCCGCATTAATGGGACATTGGAGGAGCAGGTTGACCGCCGCACGCGGGAGCGGGACAGTATCTGGGCGATCACGGATGACCTCCTGGCCTCTGTCGGGCTGGATGGGCGATTGCGCCACGTCAATCCAAGCTGGGCGCGCTGCGCCGATCTGGACCGCGCGCAATATAAAGGTGAAATGCTGGCCAGTTTTGTCCACCCTCAAGACCGGCAGAAAATTGCGGAGATGTTACAGGCGCTGGCCGCTAATCAGGGGGAGCGCAGCGCGGACCTGCGTCTGCGGTTTGAGGATAATTCCTGGCACACATTCAACTGGACGGGCTTTCGTGACGATGATGAAATCTTCCTCATCGGGCGCGATATCACGGAGCGCATCATCCTTGAAGACCAGCTTCGCCAGTCTCAGAAAATGGAAGCTGTCGGCCAGCTGACGGGCGGGCTTGCGCATGACTTCAATAATATCCTTGGCGGGATCAGCGGCGCGCTCGGCCTCATGCGGCGGCGGATGGCGCGCGGGCAGTTTGAAGGGCTGGATCGCTACATCAACGCAGCGCAGGAAGCGACGGACCGCGCGGCGGGCTTGACCCATCGCCTGCTGGCTTTCTCACGGCGGCAGACGCTTGACCCGACAGTGACAGATGTGAACGAACTGGTCAGCGGGCTGGCTGAATTCCTGCGCCGCACGATTGGCCCGGCTGTGCGCCTCAAACTGCGTCTTGATGCAAAATTGGGGCCGATCCTGATTGATCGTAACCAGCTTGAAAATGCCATCCTCAATCTGGGCATTAATGCGCGTGACGCGATGCCGGAAGGGGGAACGGTCACGATATCAACCCGATCCGACCCACCGCCCAAAGAGGGGAAAGATGCTGTGCGCTTTATGTGCCTGACTGTCGCTGATACAGGCATGGGCATGACGCCGGAGGTCATGGCCCGCGCTTTCGACCCGTTTTTTACAACCAAGCCGATCGGCAAAGGCACCGGGTTGGGGCTTAGCATGATATATGGGTTCGCCTCGCAATCGGGCGGCAGGGTGGAGATTGAATCCGCACCAGGGGCCGGGACGAAAGTACATATCTGGCTTCCTCTTTATAGCGGAGAGAAACGACCCGCCGCCCAGGGCGCTGCACGCCGCCGAAGCCCCACGGAAGTTGATCTATCCCATCTGCGCCTTCTTCTGGTGGAGGATGATGTGACATTGCGCTTCACCTTGGAGGAAACGCTTCGTGACCGGGGCGTCCATGTTGAGACGGCGGAAACGGGAAGTGAGGCGATGGCGCTTCTGGCGGATGAGGATCGCCGCTATGATGTCCTGATGACCGATGTCGGCCTCCCGGGTGGCGTTAATGGAAGGCAATTGGCCGACGAAGCGCGCGCCCGCAAGCAGCATCTTTCAGTGCTCTTCATGACAGGCTATGCGGAGCAGACTGTTTTTTCCGATCAGAGCTTCGATGAGTCGATGCAGATCCTCTTCAAGCCCTTCACGACGGAAATGCTGGATGAGAAATTGAACCGCATCGTTGAATATGTGAATCGAAGGCTGAATAATTGA